The Gemmata palustris genome includes a region encoding these proteins:
- a CDS encoding TIGR03066 family protein, whose translation MRCAVISLVALGIGSFAGAAPVPKERTEAEKVVGTWKMVLDSRGNKDTDVELDFSQGGKMVIRQRLDKDTVSVYEGTYRIVGNELPYDVKQGPRVKKETLTIKKLTADELILIDPDGLKEEFVRVKKKDEKVEPKKDDKK comes from the coding sequence ATGCGCTGCGCCGTCATCAGTCTGGTCGCGTTGGGGATCGGTAGTTTCGCGGGCGCGGCGCCGGTGCCGAAGGAGCGCACCGAGGCCGAGAAGGTGGTCGGCACCTGGAAAATGGTGCTCGATTCGCGCGGGAACAAGGACACCGACGTGGAACTCGACTTTTCCCAGGGCGGGAAGATGGTCATTCGCCAGCGGCTCGACAAGGACACGGTGTCCGTCTACGAGGGCACGTACCGCATCGTCGGGAACGAACTGCCCTATGACGTGAAGCAAGGCCCGCGCGTCAAGAAAGAGACGCTCACCATCAAGAAGCTCACCGCCGACGAACTGATCCTCATCGACCCGGACGGGTTAAAGGAAGAGTTCGTTCGCGTGAAGAAGAAGGACGAGAAGGTCGAGCCGAAGAAGGACGACAAGAAGTAA
- a CDS encoding TIGR03066 family protein — MRALAASVVVLVLAGFAGAADEKIDAKKLIGKWEPAKAEKDGPKMVLEIGEKDKFTLHVTVNGKTEKIDGTYKLDGNKLEVEMSFGGKTEKETITITKLTDTELVAKDSKGKEDTMNRVKEKK; from the coding sequence ATGCGTGCGCTCGCCGCGTCGGTTGTGGTTCTCGTCCTCGCCGGGTTCGCCGGCGCCGCGGACGAAAAGATCGATGCCAAGAAGCTGATCGGGAAGTGGGAGCCGGCCAAGGCCGAAAAAGACGGCCCGAAGATGGTGCTGGAGATCGGCGAGAAGGACAAGTTCACCCTGCACGTGACCGTAAACGGGAAGACCGAGAAGATCGACGGCACGTACAAGCTCGACGGCAACAAACTGGAAGTCGAAATGAGCTTCGGCGGGAAGACCGAGAAGGAAACGATCACGATCACCAAACTCACCGACACGGAGCTGGTGGCCAAGGACTCGAAGGGCAAAGAAGACACGATGAACCGCGTGAAAGAAAAGAAGTAA
- a CDS encoding TIGR03066 family protein yields the protein MRTLLGLGIVLAVVCGANAADEKKLDEKKLVGKWEPVKPKKGEAMVMEFTKDGKLTVTGDMGGKEVKIEGTYKLDGDKLTFALKFMDLDIKETVTLTKLTDDEMEGKDKDGKVESFKKVKAK from the coding sequence ATGCGGACGCTACTCGGACTCGGGATCGTTCTGGCGGTGGTCTGCGGCGCGAACGCTGCTGACGAAAAGAAGCTCGACGAGAAGAAGCTCGTCGGCAAGTGGGAGCCGGTCAAGCCCAAGAAGGGCGAGGCGATGGTGATGGAGTTCACCAAGGACGGCAAGCTCACCGTCACCGGCGACATGGGCGGCAAGGAAGTGAAGATCGAAGGCACCTACAAGCTCGACGGCGACAAGCTCACCTTCGCCCTGAAATTCATGGACCTCGATATCAAGGAAACGGTCACGCTCACGAAGCTGACCGACGACGAGATGGAAGGCAAGGACAAGGACGGGAAGGTCGAGTCCTTCAAGAAAGTGAAAGCGAAGTAA